The proteins below come from a single Brevundimonas sp. LM2 genomic window:
- the tuf gene encoding elongation factor Tu, with protein MAKEKFERNKPHCNIGTIGHVDHGKTTLTAAITMTLAKAGGAKAMAYADIDAAPEEKARGITINTAHVEYETANRHYAHVDCPGHADYVKNMITGAAQMDGAILVVSAADGPMPQTREHILLARQVGVPALVVFMNKVDLVDDKELLELVEMEVRELLSSYQFPGDDIPITMGSAKAATDGVNPEIGENMVLALMETVDAYIPQPERPVDLPFLMPVEDVFSISGRGTVVTGRVERGIVKVGEEVEIVGIRPVQKTTCTGVEMFRKLLDQGQAGDNVGVLLRGTKREDVERGQVLCKPGSITPHTKFLAEAYILTKEEGGRHTPFFTNYRPQFYFRTTDVTGIVHLKEGVEMIMPGDNAELNVELITPIAMEEKLRFAIREGGRTVGAGVVAKIIA; from the coding sequence ATGGCCAAGGAAAAGTTCGAACGTAACAAGCCGCATTGCAACATCGGCACGATCGGTCACGTGGACCACGGCAAGACGACGTTGACGGCGGCGATCACGATGACGCTGGCCAAGGCCGGTGGGGCCAAGGCCATGGCCTATGCCGACATCGACGCCGCGCCGGAAGAAAAGGCCCGCGGCATCACGATCAACACCGCCCACGTGGAATATGAGACGGCCAACCGTCACTATGCCCACGTCGACTGCCCCGGCCACGCCGACTATGTGAAGAACATGATCACCGGCGCCGCCCAGATGGACGGCGCGATCCTGGTCGTGTCGGCCGCCGACGGTCCCATGCCCCAGACCCGCGAGCACATCCTGCTGGCCCGTCAGGTCGGCGTGCCCGCCCTGGTCGTGTTCATGAACAAGGTCGACCTGGTCGACGACAAGGAGCTGCTGGAGCTCGTCGAGATGGAAGTGCGCGAGCTGCTTTCGTCCTACCAGTTCCCGGGCGACGACATTCCGATCACCATGGGTTCGGCCAAGGCCGCGACCGACGGCGTGAACCCGGAAATCGGCGAGAACATGGTTCTGGCCCTGATGGAAACCGTCGACGCCTACATCCCGCAGCCGGAGCGTCCGGTCGACCTGCCGTTCCTGATGCCGGTCGAGGACGTGTTCTCGATCTCGGGCCGCGGCACCGTGGTCACGGGCCGGGTCGAGCGCGGCATCGTCAAGGTCGGTGAGGAAGTCGAGATCGTCGGCATCCGTCCGGTCCAGAAGACGACCTGCACCGGCGTGGAAATGTTCCGCAAACTGCTGGACCAGGGCCAGGCGGGCGACAACGTCGGCGTGCTGCTGCGCGGCACCAAGCGCGAGGACGTCGAGCGCGGCCAAGTGCTGTGCAAGCCGGGCTCCATCACCCCGCACACCAAGTTCCTGGCGGAAGCGTACATCCTGACCAAGGAAGAGGGCGGCCGTCACACCCCGTTCTTCACCAACTACCGCCCGCAGTTCTACTTCCGCACCACGGACGTGACCGGCATCGTGCACCTTAAGGAAGGTGTCGAGATGATCATGCCCGGCGACAACGCCGAGCTGAACGTCGAGCTGATCACCCCGATCGCCATGGAAGAGAAGCTCCGCTTCGCCATCCGTGAAGGCGGCCGCACCGTCGGAGCCGGCGTCGTGGCCAAGATCATCGCCTAA